In a genomic window of Lonchura striata isolate bLonStr1 chromosome 4, bLonStr1.mat, whole genome shotgun sequence:
- the SCRG1 gene encoding scrapie-responsive protein 1: MKLVSVLLLLLSTLLGTPAAPSQRPSCYKRALQDHSCHTIPEGKENLRHVDDGLQDHFWEGKGCEVICYCNLNELLCCPKDIFFGPKISFVIPCNSQ; this comes from the exons ATGAAGCTGgtctcagtgctgctgctgctgctgagcacccTCCTGGGTACCCCCGCGGCCCCTTCCCAGCGCCCTTCTTGTTACAAGAGAGCCCTCCAGGACCACAGCTGTCACACCATCCCCGAAGGCAAGGAGAACCTCCGACACGTTGATGATGGTCTGCAAGATCACttttgggaagggaagggctgtgaGGTGATCTGTTACTGCAACTTGAATGAATTGCTCTGCTGCCCAAA GGATATTTTCTTTGGACCAAAGATATCTTTTGTGATCCCCTGCAACAGTCAATGA
- the SAP30 gene encoding histone deacetylase complex subunit SAP30 has translation MNGFAPEEVTQRGADPAAAAAVGAAGSAVEVPPPPAPPGLGPAAAAAGSAGGGCAGGPGAGQLCCLREEGERCGRAAGNASFSKRIQKSISQKKVKIELDKSARHLYICDFHKNLIQSVRNRRKRKGSDDDGDSPVQDIDAPEVDLYQLQVNTLRRYKRHFKLQTRPGLNKAQLVEIIGCHFRTIPVNEKDTLTYFIYSVKNDKNKPDLKMDSGIH, from the exons ATGAACGGCTTCGCCCCCGAGGAGGTGACCCAGCGCGGGGCAGaccccgccgccgcggcggcggTGGGCGCTGCGGGCTCCGCCGTGGaggtgccgccgccgccggcgccgccggggctgggtccggccgccgccgccgcgggctcggcgggcggcgggtgcgcgggcggccccggggccgggcagctgtgctgcctgcGGGAGGAGGGGGAGCGAtgcggccgcgccgccggcaACGCCAGCTTCAGCAAGCGCATCCAGAAGAGCATTTCACAGAAGAAGGTGAAGATCGAGCTGGACAAGAGC GCAAGACATCTGTACATTTGTGACTTCCACAAAAATCTAATTCAGAGTGTGAGAAatagaagaaagaggaaaggcaGCGATGATGATGGTGACTCACCAGTGCAAGACATCGATGCTCCAGAG GTTGATTTATATCAGTTACAAGTAAACACACTTCGAAGGTACAAAAGACACTTCAAGCTACAGACCAGACCGGGTCTTAACAAAGCACAGCTTGTTGAA ATAATTGGCTGCCACTTTAGGACAATTCCAGTGAATGAAAAGGACACCTTAACATACTTCATCTACTCAGTGAAGAATGACAAGAATAAACCAGATCTAAAGATGGATAGTGGGATTCATTAG